A region of the Raphanus sativus cultivar WK10039 unplaced genomic scaffold, ASM80110v3 Scaffold0938, whole genome shotgun sequence genome:
GGAATCTACCACCAGAGCATCACCGACTAGACTCTTTTCTTTGAGCAAGGAAACAACGATACATAAACATTATAATATGGGCCATGGAACGCAGCATGATAACATAAAAAGTTAGTATTGAGATTAAGGAGTACCTAAGTATGCAAGTTGGCCATCGTATGTGCGAAGAAAATTCCCAGGGTGGGGATCGGCATGATAAAATCCATACTCCAGAAGTTGATTAAACGAACAGTATACGCCAACCTCAACTAAATAAAGATCATTAACTTCAGCAAGCTTCTGACCCTGCAATAGAGAAAGATCATTAACTTCAGCAAGCTTCTGACCCTGCAATAGAGAAAGTAGAGTGCATGAAACTATTATGTGCTTCAGAAATATAAAATCTCCTTTAACTGAGGGAAGCCATAAGAAACATATACAACTCTTTGATGCAAACCAGAAAACTGATTCTTTATTTCCAACGTTTAACTGCATACCTCCACCCACTCCATTACAAGAACTTTGCTCGTACTGTACTCTGTGTACATCTTTGGAACCAAGACATCCTTGATGCTACCATACAACTTCCTGTTTCAAGAATAGAGAATGTTACTTTACAGAATCCCTTATAGAAGAATTTTAACCATTAGATGAGCAAATACCACGGTTAGACAACAAATCACATGATTTATAGCTCAGAGCCTCagatcaataatttataatgagAATACAATGGACTCGTCATAGCCATATCATAAGTGGTCGATCAAACAAGGCGGGCGATACTCAAACCTTAGCAAGGCTTTACCTAAATTTTATTCCGTTTTGGGCTTCTTTCAAGTAATCCATCTCCTGCATTCAATGTGATTTACCTGTATTCAATATAAAGCTCTAAGATATTCCtcgaacaagaaaaaaattaaatgcaaCAACTACTTACTAGTCCATCAAAAAGATCTTTCAAGACATTATATAATCATCGTTTGCATCTATCACATAGTAGCTAGAAATAGAATATCTTTTTCCCGTATCAACTTAAGAGCGTCAAATTTCATTTCTACGGAACAGAAAGGTAGGATTGCACAAAGGAAAATAGTGTGACACTCTTTCCTCAGTGGCGGAGAAGAGAAGCATCAAGAACTTACGAATTTATTTTAAGCAAAGTATACTCTACTAGTCTGAATAAAATGTCCGCTAAACATGACTTGAGGTAAATGTGAATCATTTACCTTGAAAAGACTTGTTGCCCATTCATCAACAACTGCCTGCAATGAAATTTCACAGTTACAGCATTGGAACGGGTTTCTCTCAGATAGTGGAAACCAGTTCTATCCGacaattataaaaaatctaCTAGAACCGTCTGAAATGGATAGTAGAGTAAGTCTTAACACATTTAAATGTTCTTCTGCATAGCTAAGGAAGTTCAAAAAGTGAAGTAATGTTGAAAGAAGACAATAATTAATCAGTTCAAAGGAAGTGCTCAATTTACACAAGTTTAACGTCACCTGGAGATCTGAGTTGAATCTCCCAGCCTTTTTAATCAAACCCGCTATGTATCGCAGAATTAGAGTGTCCAAAGCAATAGCAGCTCGTACACCAGGACGCTGCACTTTAACAGCAACAACCTTTCCGTTTCTACGAAGCCTAGCTTGATATACCTGAGACATAGACCAATATATGATCCACATAATAGGATAAGCTCTCATACATACacttagaataaaaaaaactagCTCTAGGATAAGGTTTAGACCCTTAAATAACATGATTTATATGTACCTGTCCGAGCGAGGCTGCAGCTACAGGCTCCGGAGAAATCTCAGAGAAAAGCTCATCTATAGGAAGACCAAGTTCATCCTCTATCATATTAAAAGCAACTTCGGTTGAAAACGGAGTTATTTGATCTTGTAGCAGGGAGAGTTCATCCAAGTATACAGGCGGTATCAAATCCTATGAATGATTCAAAAACCATATCTTAATAGAACCAACAATCACAAAGCTCATGAAACCTGATGTGAACAATCTTATATTAAAGCACGAAGGTTACAGATGGAGCAACTCACGGGACGAGACGAAACAGCCTGAGCTATTTTGACATACGCCTAAGAACAAGACAAGATAAAAGAACACTAGTAGTGAGCAATGTGATATTGAACCCCCAAAGGAATATGTAAATTCAGGAATATCCCCcaagtttttaatattataaaatattttgaaaattgttttgtatgATTTATATTCTCCCAcaagtattttaatatataaaatatttcgaaaatttgttttgtatgataatatataaaatattctaatcATAAAAAAACATTCCACAGTTTTTGATTCtgcatatttaatttttttaattatttccaaTTCATAAATAAACAGTGTTATCAGTCAGAGCCTAAATCTCatagagaaggagagaaagaaaCCATACCGGACCTAGCTCCACCAGTAACTTCCTAAGCTCCGCCGCTCGTACCTAATCCGAACCAGTCGTGAAAGCAATGAATGAGAGCAAGAACCATCAAGAGAAAACATCAAAGAGCATCACATCTAGCATACCTTGAACATTTGCTGAGAACGATCGAGAGCCTCATCGGCCAAGCGAAGACCAAACCAGAAACCAAACGTACTCCCAATCTGAGCCAACCGGCGGAGCAGAATCAGAGGCTTCTTCCTATACATCGCATCGATCCTCGCGAAACTGTACTCCGCCAAAGAATCGGCCTCGTCGGCGCTGAGATTGAACAGGTAGCCGGATTTACTCGTGAAGCTATCTACTGCGTCTCTGGAGGCAGCCGAAACGACGGCGGAGATGCCTCGTCGCCGAGGCCAGTACGGTGGTGAAGATAGCAGTAGGGCGGGATTGGCGGGAAAAGAGGCGATTGGAGGAGGAGCAGGGAGCAGAATCATCATCTCTCCCAGAAACCAAAGACTATCcgatcgtttttttttttccgaaatTGTACGGTTATTTTGTTGACGACGATTATTACTTGGTTCTCTTCCTCCGCTCTTTTATTTCATGTGTTTTTTCCTTGTTCACATTCTTTATACATTTCACCGGTATTTTCCCGATTTTTCTGAGCCATGCAAATGTCACCAATGTATTTGATCGAAAATACTTAAATACGTGtccataataaaaatatattctctctgtttatattaaaattaattttaatacatatcaaaaaacattaaatttttagtttaatgtaATCTCCATCATTTAGTATGTTACAGTTTTCCAAATcgactaatatttaattttcaatatacagtttattaattttatgccatataaaatatttgtatattattagCTGAACTgtattacataaatataaataactgttttttatttttttaaaagtttttttttaaaaaaaaaatttaaaatgacaacaaatattttctttatttatatataaaattttaaaacatcaaataataaaaatagaaaaaatcttTCTCCTGGTTATTAttcaaaacataattattttcaaaattttgtattttttgttatttaataaaatgtcTTAGAATAATTGTTTTGAAGATATTTATCTTAAAAGTTGcatgggttttttttttgagaatggATAATAATCCATACAAAATTTTTTTCGGTCAAAAATAATCaatgcattaaaaaaaaaagataatccaTACATTTATCTTTTTCGCATGGATTATTATCCTATAAAAACACGTATATAGACCGACCATGGTTGGGGTATATATGCGTTTTGTTCACAGGATCAGCGTTAGCGTCTgcgagagagaaagaaaaaacaaatccaCAACAGCTGGCACGAGAAAGGAAAAATCAAAAAGCGGTCGAGGTGAGGAATTTATCAGCGTCTCGGAACATTCCGTCAGAGCTGCGATTGGAGACTCGTACCCGGAGGTTTTAAATCGTTCGTTACTCTACTCGTTTCCACCTGATCTACCGTTTACCACCATTGTGTTCAACAACCAAAAGCTAGAGAACGATTAAGTAAACGCATTGGCTCTTCGAATTTGCTCGAGTGACTTCTTCGCCTTTACGTTTCTGTTTCAGATCTCTTGATTCACCTCTGCGTTGGGAATCAATTTAGGGATCGGAGTTGCTAAATAAGGTGATCTATAGCGAAGATGATGGTAGAGGATCTCGGTGTGGAAGCCAAGGAGGCGGCTGTACGTGAGGTGGCCAAGCTCTTGCCCTTACCTGAGCTTTTGCAATCTATTTCTTCAATCAAGGCCGATTACATCGCTCGTCAACAGGTCTCACTTCTCGATTTCACTTGCTATGGGAACTGAATTGCCTTAGAAATGTCGATTGCACCGATTATCAGCTGTTTCTGAGTGATTCTAGGTTTGAATTGTTTGGTTCCTGTATGCAATGACCTTACTAGTGATTATTTTGCTGTTTTTCCTCAGGCGAACGATGCACAGCTTAGTACCATGGTTGCTGAGCAGGTTGAACAGGCTGAAGCTGGATTGGAGTCGCTTTCCTCATCTGAGAAAATAATCTATGAACTGCGTGATAATTTCATCTCTATAGACAAGTATGTTTAGCTCGGCGAGATATTTAAGTTTTTCAGTTTTCTCTTCCTCTAATTTCACTGCTTGTGCCATAGGCTTTGTCAGGAATGCCAAACTTTGATTGACAATCATGACCAAATAAAGCTGCTGAGTAATGCCAGGAATAATCTAAACAAAACTCTCAAGGTAGTAGATACGCCAGTTTTTACTCAAAAACGTTGCTGGTTCAGTTCAGTGATGTCCTTGTAACTTACCATTCTCGTTTTCTAGGATGTAGAAGGTATGATGTCAATTTCTGTTGAAGCTGCTGCTGCTCGGGAGTCGCTGAGTGATGATAAAGAAATTGTTAACACTTACGAGGTTTATCATGAGTTCTCTTCCTGTGGATAACCAACTGCCTCACGTTTTTGAGAAAGTAAGACTTAACGTTCCTTTTGTTCTTCTATTAGAGACTAACAGCACTTGATGGTAAACGAAGATTTGCCTTAGCAGCTGCTGGAGAGGAGGTTGGGAGGCTAAGGTTTGTATTTACTCCACCCTTTTCCTTTTGTTGCTTTCGCAATTACAGAAGGAAACTAGGTCTCTATGAGAATGTAAATGAAGCAGTGCGTGGAACTGTGGTTCTTTTGATAGTTGCCTATGATGCTCTAATCCGCCTCTGGAGTCTGGCCAATTTTTGTTTCTTACATAATTACGTACACCAGTCTTTGAGGAGTACTTTTGATGGGTTCAGGGAGTATTTTGAAGACGTTGATAGGACTTGGGAAACATTCGAGAAGACACTATGGGGTCATGTTTCCAACTTTTACAAACTTTCTAAAGAGAGGTATTTTGAGTAAATATAAGCTGATGCTATCGAAGTTTTGTTAAGCTCTACAGCCTCATTTAGAGTTAAAAACAAGCTAGATCAAGAAATAAAGCAATATCAATGGACGAGAGGGTCATAGTTGGACTGTACTAGTTATGCGGTATCTAGATATGAGCATTTATACATGACAATCCGTAGTTTATGCAATGCTCTACTCTCTATGTTATATTGTTAGCCAGATCTTAGGGCGTAAGTCCATATTTGGAATTTGTACCTTGTTGATACAAGTAGTTCATCGCTGTCAAACTCGTAACTCGACTAAGATATCAAGTGTTgcatattt
Encoded here:
- the LOC108826588 gene encoding uncharacterized aarF domain-containing protein kinase At1g71810, chloroplastic isoform X4 produces the protein MMILLPAPPPIASFPANPALLLSSPPYWPRRRGISAVVSAASRDAVDSFTSKSGYLFNLSADEADSLAEYSFARIDAMYRKKPLILLRRLAQIGSTFGFWFGLRLADEALDRSQQMFKVRAAELRKLLVELGPAYVKIAQAVSSRPDLIPPVYLDELSLLQDQITPFSTEVAFNMIEDELGLPIDELFSEISPEPVAAASLGQVYQARLRRNGKVVAVKVQRPGVRAAIALDTLILRYIAGLIKKAGRFNSDLQAVVDEWATSLFKEMDYLKEAQNGIKFRKLYGSIKDVLVPKMYTEYSTSKVLVMEWVEGQKLAEVNDLYLVEVGVYCSFNQLLEYGFYHADPHPGNFLRTYDGQLAYLDFGMMGEFRPELRDGFMEACLHLVNRDFKSLAKDFVTLGLLPPTAEKGAVTKALTDVFQDAISRGVRNISFGDLSGDLGKTMYQFKFRIPPYFSLVIRSLAVLEGIAIGINPNYKVLGSTYPWIARKILTDSSPQLKSSLQSLLYEEGVFRIDRLESLVTESLRTETALVQKPVEGTDSKIVMKQILAFTFTEQGSFVREILLREFAKGLDAFGLATLDSFTSVSSFSGSRPFNSLTEEDITNLRTFNRLISLFSGMRGDEAVSTQVKATSKNGEVLTPQDEASLVMYQLPSAEEVLPILSILPELPQESQQRLLQLPGDLVGRLVSRAFARTIRRMFL
- the LOC108826588 gene encoding uncharacterized aarF domain-containing protein kinase At1g71810, chloroplastic isoform X1; its protein translation is MMILLPAPPPIASFPANPALLLSSPPYWPRRRGISAVVSAASRDAVDSFTSKSGYLFNLSADEADSLAEYSFARIDAMYRKKPLILLRRLAQIGSTFGFWFGLRLADEALDRSQQMFKVRAAELRKLLVELGPAYVKIAQAVSSRPDLIPPVYLDELSLLQDQITPFSTEVAFNMIEDELGLPIDELFSEISPEPVAAASLGQVYQARLRRNGKVVAVKVQRPGVRAAIALDTLILRYIAGLIKKAGRFNSDLQAVVDEWATSLFKEMDYLKEAQNGIKFRKLYGSIKDVLVPKMYTEYSTSKVLVMEWVEGQKLAEVNDLSLLQGQKLAEVNDLYLVEVGVYCSFNQLLEYGFYHADPHPGNFLRTYDGQLAYLDFGMMGEFRPELRDGFMEACLHLVNRDFKSLAKDFVTLGLLPPTAEKGAVTKALTDVFQDAISRGVRNISFGDLSGDLGKTMYQFKFRIPPYFSLVIRSLAVLEGIAIGINPNYKVLGSTYPWIARKILTDSSPQLKSSLQSLLYEEGVFRIDRLESLVTESLRTETALVQKPVEGTDSKIVMKQILAFTFTEQGSFVREILLREFAKGLDAFGLATLDSFTSVSSFSGSRPFNSLTEEDITNLRTFNRLISLFSGMRGDEAVSTQVKATSKNGEVLTPQDEASLVMYQLPSAEEVLPILSILPELPQESQQRLLQLPGDLVGRLVSRAFARTIRRMFL
- the LOC108826588 gene encoding uncharacterized aarF domain-containing protein kinase At1g71810, chloroplastic isoform X3; translated protein: MMILLPAPPPIASFPANPALLLSSPPYWPRRRGISAVVSAASRDAVDSFTSKSGYLFNLSADEADSLAEYSFARIDAMYRKKPLILLRRLAQIGSTFGFWFGLRLADEALDRSQQMFKVRAAELRKLLVELGPDLIPPVYLDELSLLQDQITPFSTEVAFNMIEDELGLPIDELFSEISPEPVAAASLGQVYQARLRRNGKVVAVKVQRPGVRAAIALDTLILRYIAGLIKKAGRFNSDLQAVVDEWATSLFKEMDYLKEAQNGIKFRKLYGSIKDVLVPKMYTEYSTSKVLVMEWVEGQKLAEVNDLSLLQGQKLAEVNDLYLVEVGVYCSFNQLLEYGFYHADPHPGNFLRTYDGQLAYLDFGMMGEFRPELRDGFMEACLHLVNRDFKSLAKDFVTLGLLPPTAEKGAVTKALTDVFQDAISRGVRNISFGDLSGDLGKTMYQFKFRIPPYFSLVIRSLAVLEGIAIGINPNYKVLGSTYPWIARKILTDSSPQLKSSLQSLLYEEGVFRIDRLESLVTESLRTETALVQKPVEGTDSKIVMKQILAFTFTEQGSFVREILLREFAKGLDAFGLATLDSFTSVSSFSGSRPFNSLTEEDITNLRTFNRLISLFSGMRGDEAVSTQVKATSKNGEVLTPQDEASLVMYQLPSAEEVLPILSILPELPQESQQRLLQLPGDLVGRLVSRAFARTIRRMFL
- the LOC108826588 gene encoding uncharacterized aarF domain-containing protein kinase At1g71810, chloroplastic isoform X5, with amino-acid sequence MMILLPAPPPIASFPANPALLLSSPPYWPRRRGISAVVSAASRDAVDSFTSKSGYLFNLSADEADSLAEYSFARIDAMYRKKPLILLRRLAQIGSTFGFWFGLRLADEALDRSQQMFKVRAAELRKLLVELGPAYVKIAQAVSSRPDLIPPVYLDELSLLQDQITPFSTEVAFNMIEDELGLPIDELFSEISPEPVAAASLGQVYQARLRRNGKVVAVKVQRPGVRAAIALDTLILRYIAGLIKKAGRFNSDLQAVVDEWATSLFKEMDYLKEAQNGIKFRKLYGSIKDVLVPKMYTEYSTSKVLVMEWVEGQKLAEVNDLSLLQGQKLAEVNDLYLVEVGVYCSFNQLLEYGFYHADPHPGNFLRTYDGQLAYLDFGMMGEFRPELRDGFMEACLHLVNRDFKSLAKDFVTLGLLPPTAEKGAVTKALTDVFQDAISRGVRNISFGDLSGDLGKTMYQFKFRIPPYFSLVIRSLAVLEGIAIGINPNYKVLGSTYPWIARKILTDSSPQLKSSLQSLLYESLRTETALVQKPVEGTDSKIVMKQILAFTFTEQGSFVREILLREFAKGLDAFGLATLDSFTSVSSFSGSRPFNSLTEEDITNLRTFNRLISLFSGMRGDEAVSTQVKATSKNGEVLTPQDEASLVMYQLPSAEEVLPILSILPELPQESQQRLLQLPGDLVGRLVSRAFARTIRRMFL
- the LOC108826588 gene encoding uncharacterized aarF domain-containing protein kinase At1g71810, chloroplastic isoform X2, which codes for MMILLPAPPPIASFPANPALLLSSPPYWPRRRGISAVVSAASRDAVDSFTSKSGYLFNLSADEADSLAEYSFARIDAMYRKKPLILLRRLAQIGSTFGFWFGLRLADEALDRSQQMFKVRAAELRKLLVELGPAYVKIAQAVSSRPDLIPPVYLDELSLLQDQITPFSTEVAFNMIEDELGLPIDELFSEISPEPVAAASLGQVYQARLRRNGKVVAVKVQRPGVRAAIALDTLILRYIAGLIKKAGRFNSDLQAVVDEWATSLFKEMDYLKEAQNGIKFRKLYGSIKDVLVPKMYTEYSTSKVLVMEWVEGQKLAEVNDLSLLQGQKLAEVNDLYLVEVGVYCSFNQLLEYGFYHADPHPGNFLRTYDGQLAYLDFGMMGEFRPELRDGFMEACLHLVNRDFKSLAKDFVTLGLLPPTAEKGAVTKALTDVFQDAISRGVRNISFGDLSGDLGKTMYQFKFRIPPYFSLVIRSLAVLEGIAIGINPNYKVLGSTYPWIARKILTDSSPQLKSSLQSLLYEEGVFRIDRLESLVTESLRTETALVQKPVEGTDSKIVMKQILAFTFTEQGSFVREILLREFAKGLDAFGLATLDSFTSVSSFSGSRPFNSLTEEDITNLRTFNRLISLFSGMRGDEAQVKATSKNGEVLTPQDEASLVMYQLPSAEEVLPILSILPELPQESQQRLLQLPGDLVGRLVSRAFARTIRRMFL
- the LOC108826588 gene encoding uncharacterized aarF domain-containing protein kinase At1g71810, chloroplastic isoform X6; translated protein: MMILLPAPPPIASFPANPALLLSSPPYWPRRRGISAVVSAASRDAVDSFTSKSGYLFNLSADEADSLAEYSFARIDAMYRKKPLILLRRLAQIGSTFGFWFGLRLADEALDRSQQMFKVRAAELRKLLVELGPAYVKIAQAVSSRPDLIPPVYLDELSLLQDQITPFSTEVAFNMIEDELGLPIDELFSEISPEPVAAASLGQVYQARLRRNGKVVAVKVQRPGVRAAIALDTLILRYIAGLIKKAGRFNSDLQAVVDEWATSLFKEMDYLKEAQNGIKFRKLYGSIKDVLVPKMYTEYSTSKVLVMEWVEGQKLAEVNDLYLVEVGVYCSFNQLLEYGFYHADPHPGNFLRTYDGQLAYLDFGMMGEFRPELRDGFMEACLHLVNRDFKSLAKDFVTLGLLPPTAEKGAVTKALTDVFQDAISRGVRNISFGDLSGDLGKTMYQFKFRIPPYFSLVIRSLAVLEGIAIGINPNYKVLGSTYPWIARKILTDSSPQLKSSLQSLLYEEGVFRIDRLESLVTESLRTETALVQKPVEGTDSKIVMKQILAFTFTEQGSFVREILLREFAKGLDAFGLATLDSFTSVSSFSGSRPFNSLTEEDITNLRTFNRLISLFSGMRGDEAQVKATSKNGEVLTPQDEASLVMYQLPSAEEVLPILSILPELPQESQQRLLQLPGDLVGRLVSRAFARTIRRMFL